CAACCCATGGCGGTGAAGTGGTCATGACACGCGCCGATCACCCCTCCGGATCGGACCGGATCCACGAGGCGCTGGGCAAGCTCGATCCCCAAGGCGAGGCCGAAATCGTCGTCAACCTGCAGGGCGATTTCCCGACCATCCGCCCCGACAACATCCGCAGCGTGCTGGCGCCGCTGGCCGATCCCGCGGTCGATATCGCCACCCTGGCCGCCCGGATCCACACCGAGGAAGAGGCCACCAATCCGAATGTGGTGAAAGCGGTCGGCTCGCCGATCAGCTCGGTGCGGCTGCGCGCGCTGTATTTTACCCGTGCCACGGCGCCCTGGGGCGATGGGCCGCGCTATCATCATATCGGCCTCTATGCCTATCGCCGGGCGGCGCTGGAGCGTTTCGTGTCGCTGCCTCCCTCCCCGCTCGAGCAGCAGGAGAGACTCGAGCAGTTGCGGGCGCTGGAGGCCGGCATGCGGATCGATATCGGCATCGTCGACACGGTGCCGCGCGGCGTCGATACGCCGGCCGATCTCGAAACCGCCCGCCGCATACTGGCTGACGCTGGCAAAAGCCTGAACGGCTGATACAAGGCCCCCAGGAAAACATCATGACCAAAAAGCTGAAAATTGCCTTCCAGGGCGAGCCGGGCGCCAATTCCCACATCGCCATCGTCGAAGCCTATCCCGACGCCGAGCCATTGCCCTGCCCGACCTTCGAGGACGCGCTGGCCGCGATCGCCTCCGGGGAAGCCGACCTCGGCATGATCCCGATCGAGAACTCGGTCGCCGGACGCGTCGCCGACATCCATCATCTGCTGCCGCAATCCGGCCTGTTCATCGTCGGGGAATACTTCCTGCCGATCCACCACCAGATGATGGCGCCGCGCGGCGCCAAGCTCTCCGACATCAAGACGGTGGAGAGCCACGTCCACGCGCTCGGCCAATGCCGCAACATCATCCGCAAGCTCAAGATCAAGCCGATCGTCTCGGGCGATACCGCAGGAAGCGCCCGCATCGTCGCCGAGCGCGGCGACAAGAGCTGCGCCTCGATCGCCTCGAGGCTCGCCGCCGATATCTACGGCCTCGATATCCTCGCCGAAGACGTCGAGGACGAGACCCACAACACCACACGCTTCGTGGTGCTGGCGCGCGAAGCGGCCTGGGCCAAACAGGGATCGGGACCGCTGGTTACGAGTTTCGTGTTCCGGGTGCGCAACCTGCCCGCCGCGCTCTACAAGGCGCTGGGCGGCTTTGCCACCAACGGCGTCAACATGACGAAATTGGAAAGCTACATGGTCGACGGCAATTTCTTCGCCACGCAATTCTATGCCGACGTCGACGGCCATCCCGAGGACCGGGGGCTGGCGTTCGCGCTGGAGGAGCTGAAATTCTTCTCGCGCGAATTCAGGATCGTCGGGGTTTATCCGGGCCATCCGTTCCGCGCGACGTTCAGTGAGAAGGCGGAGTGAATTAACCGCGGGATTTCTCCGCACGTCGTCCCGGCCTTGAGCCGGGACCCATACCGCGTGATGCATCAATAAGGCGCTGTGGCTGACGCCTACCGCAACAATTTGCAGCGGTGGTTGATGGGGTGGACGGCCCCCTACGGCATCAGTTGTGCCAGAATGAGGTTGTTGCAAATCTCAGACAAAGGAGCCGTCCGTGGAACAGATTATCCGAATTGGCATGGATACGTCGAAGCATATTTTCCAGCTGCATGGGGTTGATGCGACCGAACGGCCGGTGTTGCGCAGGCGGCTCGGCCGGGCGCAAATGGTGGCATTTTTTACCAAGCAGCCGCCGACCGTGATCGGGATCGAGGCCTGCGGTGCGGCGCATTATTGGGCGCGCGAGCTTGGCAAGCTCGGCCACGAGGTGAAGCTGATCGCGCCGCAACACGTGAAGCCTTACGTCAGGCGGAACAAGAACGACGGGCGAGATGCCGAGGGGCTGTGTGAAGCGATGGGCCGACCGACGATGCGGTTTGTGCCAGTGAAGACGGCCGAGCAGCAGGCAGCTTTGATGCTGGCAGGTCTCCGCGAGCAGATGGTCGCCCGTCGCACCCAGCTCAGCAATATGATCCGGGGCTATGCGGCAGAGTTCGGCCTTGCGGTGGCCAAGGGCCTCGACAAGATCGAACCGCTTTTAGCTGGCATCGCGCAAGATGACAGCGTGCCGGCGCTGGCGCGCGAGTCGTTTGCGGTCCAGGGCCGCGAGTACGCGCAGTTGCAGGGAGAGTTGAAGGCAATCGAAGCCAGGCTGAGGGCCTGGCACCGCGGCAATGCCGATAGCCGGCGCTTGGCGAAGATTCCAGGAGTCGGGCCGATCGGCGCCACGGCGCTGGTGATGAAGACGCCTGATCCGCGTGCCTTCTCCTCGGGCCGGCATTTTGCGGCCTGGCTCGGACTGACCCCGAAAGACCACTCCACTGCCGGCAAAACCCGGCTCGGCAAGATCACCCGTGCCGGCGATGAGAGGTTGCGCAGCGTGCTGGTGGCAGGAGCGACCGCCGTGATTCAGCAGGCGAAGTACGGCCGTGGCCATCCATCGCCCTGGCTGATCGCTTTGCTCAAGCGCAAGCCGCCAAAACTCGCGGCGGTGGCGCTCGCCAACAAGATTGCCCGCATCGCCTGGAAACTGATGGTTACGGGGGATAATTACGACGGCGCGCGGATGTCTGAGGCATCGGCGTCAGCCGCCTAAGAGATCAGCCGGTAAGTTCGTCTTATCGGCTGAGCCGGAGCTGCAAGAGGAGCAGATGGTAGGATCGATCGATCCGAGGTGCGAGACAATCCGTGGGACCCATTGGCCCAAGACAGGTCGTGTGGTTGTTTGGAACTCGCGTCGCGGAAGCCATCTTGGCCAGCGGTCCAAGCGACCGCACCAACAGGCCGGACATATGGATGCAAGCGATCCGATCAGACCTCAAAAAACTCTTGTGGCACGGGGGCCGTCCACATATGGGTCCCGGCTCGCGCTTCGCTTGGCCGGGACGACGAGTGTGTTACGCCGCCGCCATTTTCCTCAGCCCGAACGCATCCGCCAGCAGGCTGTAGGATTTTTTCCGCGCGTCGTGGTCGTAGACGGCGGTGATGACCATCAGCTCGTCGGCCTGGCTCGCGTCGATCATCGGCTGCAGCTGTTGCAGCACCGTGGCCGGACTGCCGACGAACAGCCGCGAGCGGTTGCGGGCGATCGAGGCGCGCTCGGAGTCGGTGTAGGGATAGGCCAAGGCTTCTTCGACGCTCGGCAGCGGCAGATACTGGCCGCGGTCGCGGCGCAGGCGGTTGAGATCCATCGACGACGCCAGCTTTTCGGCTTCCGCATCGGTCTCGGCCGCTACCACGGCGACGGCGAGAATGCCGTGCGGCGCCGCGCGCCAGCCCGACGGCTTGAAGTGGGTGCGGTAATTCATCATCGCTTCGACGGCGTCATGGGAGGCAAAGTGGTGCGCGAACGCAAAACCCATCCCGATCTGCGCCGACAGCTCCGATGAGTAATCGCTGGAGCCGAGCAGCCAGATCGGCGGCAGCGGGCTGTCGTCCGGCATCGCCACCACATTGTTGTAGGGATGGCCGGGCGGAAAATCGCGGGTCTCCCACAGGATCAATTCATGCAGCCGCTCGAGGAAGTCGTCGCCCTCGCGGCGGTCGAGCCGGCTGCGCAGCGCATGCGCGGTGGCGCCGTCGGTGCCGGGCGCGCGGCCGAGGCCGAGATCGATGCGGCCGGGAAACAGCGCCTCCAGCATCTTGAAGCGCTCGGCCACCACCAGCGGCGCGTGGTTGGGCAGCATCACGCCGCCGGAGCCGACCCGGATGTGCCTGGTCACCGCCGCGATCTGCCCGATCATCAGGTCGGGCGCCGGGCTCGCCACCGATGCAAGATTGTGGTGTTCGGCCAGCCAGTAGCGGACGTAGCCGAGGCCATCGGCGTGGCGCGCCAGGTCGATGCTGTTGCGCAAGGCCGCCGCGGGCTTCGTGCCGGTGGTGACGACGGAGAGATCGAGGATCGAGAGCGGAATCATGAAGGTAAACTAGTGCGCCTGATCGGGCCGACAAAGGCCCTTGCCGCGCAGATCAGGCGCGCGCCGGCAGACATCCGCGACGGTAGCCTGGACATGGAAAGTGGGCCAATTTGCCAGATAGAAACACATACTATGTTCTGCCCACCATATAGCTCTGGGATGGCGCGGCACCCGGACCCGCCGAAACTTGATGAAATGTCCGATTTTATGGTATTTATCCGAAATTTTGGCCAATGAGGCGCTTCGCCCTCCATTGCCCACCAATTGAGTAGTGGAACAATAATTCCATACGAAATGCAAATATTGGGCTATTTCCCATCTGCGATGGGCTGTTTGAACGACCTTGTTTGGCTTATTTTAGCGTCTCGGCAGCTAAGCCGGCCGTTCCCGAAAGCTTCGAGTGGAGTTTGTGGTGCCATGACCGAGGTTACGCCCCCCGCGCCTGACGGGCACCGCGCGCTCAAATCGCCTGACATCTCCTTCGAGTTCTTCCCGCCGAAGACCGAGGAGATGGAGAAGAGCCTGTGGGAGACCATCAAGCGCCTGGCGCCGCTCACGCCGAATTTCGTGTCGGTAACCTATGGCGCCGGCGGATCGACCCGCGAGCGCACCCATTCCACCATCGCCCGCATCCTGGCGGAAACCGACCTGACGCCGGCGGCGCATCTGACCTGCGTCGGCGCCGCGCGCGGCGAGATCGACGAGATCGTCGGCCGCTACCATGACATCGGCGTCCGCCATATCGTCGCGCTGCGCGGCGATCCGCCCGGCGGCATCGGAACCGCCTACTCCAGCCATCCCGACGGCTACCAGACCTCGGCCGAACTCGTGGCCGGCATCAAGCGGCAGCACGGTGACATCGAGGTTTCGGTTTCCGCCTATCCGGAAAAACATCCGGAAAGCCACGACTTCGATGCCGACATCGATACGCTGAAGGCCAAGGTCGACGCCGGCGCGACGCGGGCTATTACGCAGGTGTTCTTCGACAACGACCTCTACTTCCGCTACCTCGACCGGGTTCGCGCGCGCGGCATCGCCATTCCGATCGTGCCCGGCATCATGCCGATGCACAATTTCAAGCAGGCCCGCAATTTCGTCACCCGCGCCGGAACGTCAGTGCCGGACTGGCTCGCGGAAAAATTCGAAGGCCTCGACGACGATGCGGAGACCCGCAAGCTGGTGGCGGCGACGGTTGCCGCCGGCCAGGTGCAAAACCTGGCCAAGCACGGCGTCGACACCTTCCACTTTTACACCATGAACCGCGCGGACCTCGTGTTCGCGATCTGCCATTTGCTCGGCATTCGCCCGCAGGGCGCACAGAAAGCCGCCTGATCCGATGACCGTACCCGTTTCCGAAAAGCGAACCGCTTTGCTCGCGGCTGCCCGCGAGCGCATCCTGGTGCTCGACGGCGCCATGGGCACCATGATCCAGGGCCTGCAATACGACGAGGCGGCGTTTCGCGGCGAACGCTTTGCGGATTTCCACCGCGACATCAGGGGCAATAACGACCTGTTGATCCTGACGCAGCCGAAAGCGATCGAGGACATCCACGCCGAATACTTGCGCGCCGGCGCCGACATCGTCGCCACCAACACCTTCTCCTCGACCTCGATCGCGCAGGCCGACTACGATATGTCGGACCTCGCCTATGAACTCAACCGGGACGGCGCGAAGCTGGCGCGCGCCGCTGCCGAGCGCGTGACCGCCGAAGACCGCAAACCGCGCTTCGTCGCCGGTGCGCTCGGCCCGACCAACCGCACCGCCTCGATCTCGCCCGACGTTTCCAATCCCGGCTACCGCGCCGTCACCTTCGACGACCTGCGCAAGGCCTATGGCGAACAGATCGACGGCCTGCTGGATGGCGGCGCCGACCTGCTGCTGGTCGAAACCATCTTCGATACGCTGAACGCCAAGGCAGCGCTGTATGCGATCGCGGAAATCGCCGAGGCGCGCGGCATCGACGTGCCGGTGATGATCTCCGGCACCATCACCGATAAGTCCGGCCGGCTGTTGTCGGGCCAGTTGCCGGAAGCGTTCTGGAATTCGGTGCGCCACGCCAAGCCGATCACGGTCGGCTTCAACTGCGCGCTCGGCGCCGAGGATCTGCGCGCCCATATCGCCGACATCGGCCGCGTCGCCGATACCCTGGTCTGCGCCTATCCCAACGCGGGCCTTCCCAACGAATTCGGCCAGTATGACGAGAGCCCGGAATATATGGCGCGGCTGATCGGCGAATTCGCTGCCAGCGGCCTCGTCAACATCGTCGGCGGCTGCTGCGGCACCACGCCGGCCCACATCGCCGCCATTGCGGCTGCCGTCGCGCCGCATAGGCCGCGCGTTGTCCCCGTGATCGAACCGCGGCTGCGGCTGTCGGGACTCGAGCCGTTCGAACTGACGCCCGCGATCCCCTTCGTCAATGTCGGCGAGCGCACCAATGTCACGGGCTCCGCCAAATTCCGTAAATTGATCACCGCGGGCGATTACACCGCAGCCCTGCAGGTGGCGCGCGACCAGGTCGAGAACGGCGCCCAGATCATCGACGTCAACATGGATGAGGGCCTGCTAGATTCCGAAGCCGCGATGGTGACGTTCCTCAACCTCGTCGCCGCCGAGCCCGACATCGCCCGCGTCCCGGTGATGGTCGATTCCTCGAAATTCGCCGTGATCGAAGCCGGCCTGAAATGCGTTCAGGGCAAGCCGGTGGTGAATTCGATCTCGATGAAGGAAGGCGAGGCAAAATTCATCCACGAGGCCCGGATCGCGCGGCGCCACGGCGCGGCCGTGGTGGTGATGGCGTTCGACGAGACCGGGCAAGCCGACACTTTCGTGCGCAAGACCGAGATCTGCAAGCGCGCCTACGACATCCTGGTGGGCCAGCTCGATTTCCCGCCGGAAGACATCATCTTCGATCCCAATATTTTCGCGATCGCCACGGGGCTCGAAGAGCACAACAATTACGGCGTCGACTTCATCGAGGCGACGCGCTGGATCCGCGCCAACCTGCCGCACGCCCATATCTCCGGCGGCGTCTCCAACCTGTCGTTCTCGTTCCGCGGCAACGAGCCGGTGCGCGAGGCGATGCATTCGGTGTTTCTGTACCACGCGATTCATGCCGGCATGGACATGGGCATCGTCAATGCCGGGCAGATGATCGTCTATGACGACATCGATCCCGAGCTGCGGCAGGTGTGCGAGGACGTCATTCTGAATCGCGACCCCGGCGCGTCGGAACGGCTGCTGCAGCTTGCGGAGAAATTCCGCGGCAAGGAGAAGCAGGCGAAAGAGCAGGACCTCGCCTGGCGCGAATGGCCGGTCGAAAAGCGGCTCAGCCACGCGCTGGTGCACGGCATCACCGAATTCATCGAGGCCGACACCGAGGCCGCCCGGCTGCTGGTCGAGCGCCCGCTCAACGTGATCGAAGGCCCGCTGATGGCCGGCATGAATATCGTCGGCGACCTGTTCGGCGACGGCAAGATGTTCCTGCCCCAGGTGGTGAAATCCGCCCGCGTGATGAAGCAGGCGGTCGCCTATCTGATGCCATTCATGGAAGAAGAGAAGGCGCGCAACCTCGCCAACGGCATCGAGGGCGACGGCCGCAACTCGGCCGGCAAGATCGTGCTCGCCACCGTCAAGGGCGACGTCCATGACATCGGCAAGAACATCGTCGGCATCGTGCTGCAATGTAACAATTTCGAGGTCATCGACCTCGGCGTGATGGTGCCGGCTTCGAAGATCATCGAGACCGCCAAGGCCGAAGGTGCCGACATCATCGGGCTGTCCGGCCTGATCACGCCATCGCTGGACGAGATGAGTTTCCTGGCCGGCGAGCTGGAACGGCAGGGCATGAAGGTGCCGCTGTTGATCGGCGGCGCCACCACCAGCCGCGTCCATACCGCGGTCAAGATCGACCCGAACTACAAGGGCGGCCCGGTGGTGCATGTCAACGACGCCAGCCGCGCCGTCGGCGTCGCCTCCTCGCTGCTGTCGCCGGAACGGCGCGAAGCCTATGCCGCCGAGGTGCGCGCGGATTATGCGAAAATTTCCGCGGCGCATTTCCGGGCGCAGGCCGACAAGAGGCGGCTGAAGCTGGCGGATGCCCGCGCCAACGCGATCACGATCGATTTTGCCAAGGCGCCGCCGAAGAAGCCGGCGTTCCTCGGCATCCGGAGCTTTGCCGAGTACGATCTCGCCGAATTGGCCTCCTACATCGACTGGACGCCGTTCTTCCAGACCTGGGAACTGACCGGGCGTTTCCCGGCGATTCTCGACGATCCCAAGGTCGGCGAAGTCGCGCGCTCGCTCTATGACGATGCCCGCAAGATGCTCGATCGCATCATCGCGGAGAAATGGTTCAAGGCACAGGCGACGATCGGCTTCTGGCCCGCCAACGCCGAAGGCGACGACATCGTGGTCTATGCCGACGACAGCCGCAAACAGCAGATTGCGACGTTCCACACCCTGCGCCAGCAACTGGAGAAGCGCGAAGGCCGCTTCAACTCGGCGCTGTCGGATTTCATCGCGCCGGCATCCTCGGGCGTGCCCGACTATATCGGCGCCTTCGTGGTCACCGCCGGGATCGGCGAGGACATCATCGCCGACCGCTTCAAGAACGCCAACGACGACTACTCCTCGATCCTGTGCAAGGCGCTGGCCGATCGTCTCGCCGAAGCCTTTGCCGAGCGGATGCATGCCCGCGTGCGCCGCGAGTTCTGGGGCTACGCGCCGGATGAGGCGCTTTCGCCGGAGCAACTGATCCTCGAACAGTACGTTGGGATTCGCCCGGCGCCGGGCTATCCGGCGCAGCCCGATCACACCGAGAAGGCGACGCTGTTCGCGCTGCTCGATGCCGAGAATACCGCCGGCGTGAAGCTGACGGAAAGCTATGCGATGTGGCCGGGCTCCTCGGTGTCCGGGCTCTATTTCAGCCACCCCGAAAGCTTCTATTTCGGCGTCGGCAAGATCGAGCGTGATCAGGTCGAGGATTACGCCGCGCGCAAGGGCTGGAGCGTGGCGGAAGCCGAGCGCTGGCTGGCGCCGGTGCTGAATTACATCCCGGCGCAGGATCAGTCCGAGCAGGATCGCCGCCTCAAAGAGGCGATGCCGACGCTGGCGCCGACCTCCGCCGAGCCCGCCAACGACGTGTCGTCGCATCCGCCCGGCTGCAACTGCGCAGTGCATCTGGCGTATCGCAAGAAGGCGGCACGGGCGTAGGTGGATTCTTGTTTCCCTTCTCCCCCTGTGGGAGAAGGTGGCGCGAAGCGCCGGATGAGGGGTCTCTATCCGCCGGCACGACGGCCGTTTCCATGGCCGCTGTGTCCCGGCCGACACGCGAATTTGTCCTGGGCGGAACAACCATGGGACCATGCGGAACACTGCTTCAACAGCGTCGGGCTTCATGAACGCGTCTTCAATTGGCCGCGACTACCAGAGGAGAGATCGATTCCTGGGCAGGGGGCGCCATGCAGAACATCGAACCGCTCGGGCACGCGCATATCACCACGAATGCGTTCGCGGAGCACACGCGGCTGGCGACCTGGCAGGAGATCTACGGCCGCGGCATCGCCAACGTCGATATCGAGCCGATCGGCGACAAGCCGTTTCACGCCGACGTCACCTTCAACCTGCTGCCCAATGTCAGCATCGCCGCCGGCTCGCGCTCGCCGGCGCATTACCGGGTGACGCGGGAGCTCGCCGGGCGCGGCCGTGACATCATCGCGCTCAGCATCCTGCGCAGCGGCGCCGCTTCCGCCACGCAGTTCGGCAACGAGCTGATCAGCGGCGTCGGCAGCGCCAGCGTGCTGGTGCCGACCGATCCCTCGACCTCGACGCTGTACACGGATGGCAGTTTCATCACGCTGGCGCTGTCGCGCAGCAGCCTCGCCGCACTGGTTCCGGACCTGTCGCAGGCCTTCGGGCGGCCGGTCCCGGGCAGCAGCACGGCGCTGCGGCTCCTGACCCGCTATCTCGAGGTGGTGCAGGCCGGCGACGAGCTGACCCATCCCCGCATCGGGCAGAGCGTGTCCGACCACATCATCGACCTGGCAGCTCTGGCGCTGGGCGCGCGCGGCGATTACGCCGAGATGGCGCGCGGGCGCGGCGCCAGGGCGGCGCGGCTCGGCGCCATGAAATCGGATATCCTGCGCGAGCTCGGCCGCGGCGAGCTGTCGGCCGACCTGATCGCGGCCCGTCACGGCATCTCGGCGCGCTATGTGCGAAAGCTGTTCGAGCAGGACGGCTCGTCGTTTTCCGCCTTCGTGCTGCACGAGCGGCTGGTCAAGGCCCATCGCATGCTGATCGACCGCCGCTGCAGCGGCATGAGCATCGCGCAGATCGTCTACGCCAGCGGCTTCGGCGACATCTCCTATTTCAACCGCGCCTTCCGCCGCCATTTCGGCGCCAAGCCCTCGGATTTCCGCGAGGCCGCGCGGCGGAGCTGGCGCGAGGGGTTGGAGTGAGGGCGGTTGTTCGTCATCACCGGGCTTGACCCGGTGATCCATCTTCTCAAGAGTCTTGTGAAGATTGATGGATGCGCGGGTCGGGCCCGCGCATGACAACGGCGCGGATTCCTCCATGAAATTCTTTTCCTTCTGGCGATCGCTGGCGAGTTTTCGCGTTCGGATCGCGCTCAATCTCAAGGGCCTGCCGGCCGAAATCGTGTTCGTCGATATCGACGCCGACGCGCACCGCGCCGACGACTACCGCAAGGTCAATCCGCAGATGGCGCTGCCGGCGCTGGTCGAGGACGACGGCACCACGCTGTTCCAGTCGCTCGCCATCATCGAATATCTCGACGAGACCCATCCCGCCCCGCCGCTGTTGCCGGCCGATCCGCGCGGCCGCGCGAGGGTGCGCGCGCTGGCGCTGATGGTCGCCTGCGAAGGCCATCCGCTGCTGGTGCCGCGGGTGCGGCGCTATCTCGATCACGAACTGAATTTGCGGGAGACCCAGCAAGCGGCGTGGCGGCGGCACTGGACGACGGAGACGCTGGCCGCGCTGGAAGCCATTCTCGCCAACGACAAGGCCACCGGCCGCTTCTGCCATGGCGACACGCCCACGCTCGCCGACATCTGCATGGTCGGCCACGTCAGCGTGGCGCTCACCCAGCAGATCGATCTTGCGCCCTGGCCCACCGTCAAGCGCATCTTCGAGACCGCGATGGCGCTGCCGGCATTTGCGAGCGCCCATCCGCTGGCCCAGCCGGATACGCCGGAGGCGATGCGGGTGAAGAAGTGAGGGTAGCGGGGCTTCTTACTTCCCCTCTCCCCTTGTGGGAATTTGTCGCAGGCGCTCGCTCGCTCCGTCATTCCGGGGCGATGCGTTAGCATCGAACCCGGAATCTCGAGATTCCGGGTTCACGCTTCGCGTGCCCCGGAATGACGGGAGGAGTTTTTCACCCCTTCGGCGGATCGAGCTTCTGCACGACTTCCCGGAACGGCTGCAGCGCCTCGCAACGCGCGGCGTGCGCCGTCAGCGCCGGATAGCGCGCCGCCGGGAACAGCGCCGGATGCGCCTCGCCGGTGAAGCGCAGCGCGCAGGCGACCATGATGTCGGCGTGGCCGATCCGCTCCCCGAACCAGAACGGCGTCGCCACCGCGGCGCGTTCCTTTTCCAGCAGGTCGAGCACGCCGCCGATCTGGGCCTGGCAGCGCTCGACCCACAGCTCCAGCTGATCCTTGCGCAGCACCCGCTCATAGATCAGGCTGACCGCCTTGTCGGCGAGCCCGCTTCCGAGCGCGCAGATCTTCAACGCATGGCGCCGCGCCTGACCATTTTCCGCGATCATCGCCTTTTCCGGCCCGACCAGCTCGTCGAGATAATCCAGCATCGCGCTGCTCTCGATCAGCACCTCGCCGTCGTCGAGCACGAGCGTCGGCACCCGCCGCAGCGGATTGAAGGCTGCGATCTTGTCGGCGTCGCCGAAGGTCGAC
The genomic region above belongs to Bradyrhizobium sediminis and contains:
- a CDS encoding glutathione S-transferase family protein, translating into MILIGQYDSPFVRRVAIALRLYGLPYEHRPWSTFGDADKIAAFNPLRRVPTLVLDDGEVLIESSAMLDYLDELVGPEKAMIAENGQARRHALKICALGSGLADKAVSLIYERVLRKDQLELWVERCQAQIGGVLDLLEKERAAVATPFWFGERIGHADIMVACALRFTGEAHPALFPAARYPALTAHAARCEALQPFREVVQKLDPPKG